The region AGGCGCCGCCTTCCTTGGCATTGTTGGCGGCTTCCGGACCAATGACGCCTTCAACTTCACCGTTGCCGAAGTTGTCCCGGTTCTTCGAGGTCGCCCGGGCATGGCCATAAGCGATAAAGGTAGCTACGGTGCCGCCGACACCCGGCAAGATACCCATCCAGGCGCCGATGGCAGAACAGCGGATAAAGAGCCAAAAGTGACGGAATACGTCCTTAACGCCTTCCCACACTTCAGATTGTCTGACCGTGTTTTTTTTGCTTTTGTCGGTGATAATGGTGCCTTTAGCGGTCAGATCAATAATAACCGGGATGGCAAAGAGGCCTAATCCCAAGGGAACCAGCTTGATGCCGTCATAGAGGTACAGCGAATCAAACGTAAAGCGGTGCATCGCCGTCAAACCCTGATATCCGACAAAGGAGATAATCAGTCCCAGGACACCGGAAAGGATGCCCTTTAACAGGTGCCCTTTGCTGAGTATAACAATACACAAGAGCCCCAGGATAATCAGCAGAAACAA is a window of Desulfobacterales bacterium DNA encoding:
- a CDS encoding tripartite tricarboxylate transporter permease, coding for MLDQLHLIVESLFGLFSFYNFTLMLTGIAIGFVFGIIPGLSGLVALTLMLPLIYEMDPNSALVFLLSSHAIVTTGGSISAILLGIPGTEPNAATIIDGFPMTQQGRGGRALGAGLMSSLLGGLFGALVLVIFIPVLLPIALAFKSPELFLLIILGLLCIVILSKGHLLKGILSGVLGLIISFVGYQGLTAMHRFTFDSLYLYDGIKLVPLGLGLFAIPVIIDLTAKGTIITDKSKKNTVRQSEVWEGVKDVFRHFWLFIRCSAIGAWMGILPGVGGTVATFIAYGHARATSKNRDNFGNGEVEGVIGPEAANNAKEGGA